A genomic stretch from Spiroplasma endosymbiont of Clivina fossor includes:
- a CDS encoding helix-turn-helix domain-containing protein: protein MIKDVMNVKIKFGQQIRRLRINLHLSQEELAYECDLNKNYVSDIERGERNISLQSIAKLAKGLQVSLSELFDFDYQI from the coding sequence ATGATTAAGGATGTTATGAATGTTAAAATTAAGTTTGGTCAACAAATTAGACGATTACGAATAAATTTGCATTTGTCACAAGAAGAATTAGCATATGAATGTGATTTAAATAAAAATTATGTTTCTGATATTGAACGCGGTGAAAGAAACATTTCTTTACAAAGTATTGCTAAACTTGCTAAGGGTTTGCAAGTATCCTTATCGGAATTATTTGATTTTGACTATCAAATTTAA
- a CDS encoding IS256 family transposase, with the protein MTKKIKKEPDAIDKVVDYFLENIDNPQDLFKGNTIFQEFTKKLTERMLNTEIKDYLETDENHNKRNGNTQKTIITKNGSIAIDVPRDRNSTFEPVIIPKRQRRFDNFDQKVISLYARGMTISDIKAQLQEFYHGAEISESLISQITDDVIEEVKMWQTKPLEKIYPIVYFDCIVVKVKQDKRIINKAVYLALGINLDGLKDILGMWISENEGAKFWLNNLTEMKNRGLQDILVACSDNLTGMSDAIEAVFPKTQHQLCIVHQIRNSLKFVPYKDRKLVANDLKSIYTAINEEIALIALDHFSEKWNKKYPQITKSWKNNWNNLIIFLEYPQEFRRIIYTTNAIESVNSQLRKVIKNKKIFPNDASVFKIFYLAFQNMVKKWTMPIQNWGSAISHLMIKFEDRVNLS; encoded by the coding sequence ATGACAAAAAAAATAAAAAAAGAACCTGACGCAATTGATAAAGTTGTTGATTATTTTTTAGAAAATATTGATAATCCACAAGATTTATTTAAAGGCAATACTATTTTTCAGGAATTTACCAAAAAATTAACTGAACGAATGTTAAATACGGAAATTAAAGATTATCTTGAAACTGATGAGAATCATAATAAAAGAAATGGCAACACACAAAAAACCATTATTACTAAAAATGGTTCAATCGCAATTGATGTACCAAGAGATCGAAATAGTACTTTTGAACCAGTAATTATTCCGAAAAGACAAAGAAGATTTGATAACTTTGATCAAAAAGTAATTTCTTTATATGCAAGAGGAATGACAATTTCTGATATCAAAGCACAATTGCAAGAATTCTATCACGGAGCAGAAATTTCAGAAAGTTTAATTAGTCAAATAACTGATGATGTTATTGAAGAAGTTAAAATGTGACAAACTAAACCTTTAGAGAAGATTTATCCGATTGTTTATTTTGATTGTATTGTTGTTAAAGTAAAGCAAGATAAACGAATAATAAATAAAGCAGTTTATCTTGCCTTAGGAATTAATTTAGATGGTTTAAAAGATATTTTAGGAATGTGAATTAGTGAGAATGAGGGAGCCAAATTTTGACTTAATAATCTTACGGAAATGAAAAATCGTGGGTTACAAGATATTCTTGTTGCTTGTAGTGATAATTTAACTGGGATGTCTGATGCAATAGAAGCTGTTTTCCCAAAAACACAGCATCAATTATGCATTGTTCATCAAATTCGCAATAGTTTAAAATTTGTTCCTTACAAAGATCGCAAACTTGTAGCTAATGATTTAAAATCAATTTATACAGCAATTAATGAAGAAATAGCGTTAATTGCTTTAGATCATTTTTCAGAAAAATGAAATAAAAAGTATCCACAAATTACTAAATCATGAAAAAATAACTGAAATAATTTAATAATTTTTCTTGAATATCCTCAGGAATTTAGAAGAATTATTTACACAACTAATGCGATTGAATCTGTTAATAGTCAATTAAGAAAAGTCATTAAGAATAAAAAGATTTTTCCTAATGACGCATCAGTTTTTAAAATATTTTATTTAGCATTTCAAAATATGGTTAAGAAATGAACGATGCCAATTCAAAATTGGGGTAGTGCAATTTCACATTTAATGATAAAATTTGAGGACAGAGTGAATTTAAGTTAA
- a CDS encoding transposase family protein: MKFKKNNQISDKNFLRLTGIKHTTFNKMLEILKIEELKKRFRRGRTNKLSLENRILMTLEYWREYRTYFHIAKSYDISESSCYRNIKWIEDTLIKHPNFQQLTGQKSLLKDYFKDKTVIIDVTESQIQRPKKDKNSTTQEKRKNTQ; encoded by the coding sequence ATGAAATTTAAAAAAAATAATCAAATAAGTGATAAAAATTTTTTAAGATTAACTGGTATTAAACATACTACTTTTAATAAAATGCTAGAAATTTTAAAAATAGAAGAATTAAAAAAGAGATTTCGTCGCGGAAGAACCAATAAATTATCATTAGAAAATCGTATTTTAATGACTTTAGAATATTGAAGAGAATATAGAACTTATTTTCATATTGCAAAAAGTTATGATATTAGTGAAAGTAGTTGTTATAGAAATATCAAATGAATTGAAGACACTTTAATAAAACACCCTAATTTTCAACAACTTACTGGTCAAAAATCACTATTAAAAGATTATTTCAAAGATAAGACTGTTATAATTGATGTAACTGAAAGCCAAATCCAACGCCCAAAAAAAGACAAAAACAGCACTACTCAGGAAAAAAGAAAAAACACACAATAA
- a CDS encoding IS1/IS1595 family N-terminal zinc-binding domain-containing protein — protein sequence MEKIIQELVNTLTDDQFLEFYEKVKQQAELIKKQKRLNEIDQKFRAQGIKCPKCESYHCVKNGHNSEGKQKYLCKNCRASFDAFRNHFIYWSHLNYEQWNLLIQISLLGQSSKTISRFIKTTLKTAWYNRQKLMKSKQLENTQLKFKKLSGKIQIDETFIKEIHKGNFKYKTDPRRIHLDPFATNTKCCIQMAIDNNNNIYVKSTNTKRLQKQWVIENMNKELINENSIITSDMQKLYFLVAKQTNSTLCVTKTTINPEASYRNLNKISKLQSSLKEALIHYHGLGFTNIQNYLNLWKWKYQHKGLTPNQQTAVLYFNV from the coding sequence ATGGAAAAAATAATTCAAGAACTAGTAAATACTTTAACAGATGATCAATTTTTAGAATTTTATGAAAAAGTCAAACAACAAGCAGAATTAATAAAAAAACAAAAACGTTTAAATGAAATTGATCAAAAATTTAGAGCGCAAGGTATTAAATGCCCTAAATGTGAATCTTACCATTGCGTTAAAAATGGACATAATTCAGAAGGAAAACAAAAATATTTATGTAAAAATTGCCGTGCAAGTTTTGACGCTTTTCGTAATCATTTTATTTATTGAAGTCATTTAAATTATGAACAATGAAATTTATTGATTCAAATTTCATTGCTGGGGCAATCTAGTAAAACAATTTCTCGTTTTATTAAAACTACATTAAAAACTGCTTGATATAATCGTCAAAAATTAATGAAATCAAAACAATTAGAAAATACCCAATTAAAATTTAAAAAATTATCTGGTAAAATCCAAATCGATGAAACATTTATTAAAGAAATCCATAAAGGAAATTTCAAATATAAAACTGATCCACGAAGAATTCACCTTGACCCATTCGCAACTAATACTAAATGCTGTATTCAAATGGCAATTGATAATAATAACAATATTTATGTTAAATCCACAAACACCAAACGTTTACAAAAACAATGAGTTATTGAAAATATGAACAAAGAATTAATTAACGAAAATTCAATTATTACTTCCGATATGCAAAAATTATATTTTTTAGTAGCAAAACAAACAAATTCTACTTTATGTGTAACTAAAACAACAATTAATCCTGAAGCTAGTTATCGTAACTTAAATAAAATCAGTAAATTACAATCTAGTCTTAAAGAAGCCTTAATTCATTATCATGGTTTAGGTTTTACTAATATTCAAAATTATTTAAATCTCTGAAAATGAAAATACCAACATAAGGGTTTAACTCCAAATCAACAAACAGCGGTATTATATTTTAATGTATAA
- a CDS encoding transposase family protein gives MKTQVIIEKDSKKIISSDFSYGKNHDFKILKDSKIKFLPETTVLVDLGYQGIQKINHNVLIPKRKSKKNPLNKEEKQNNERISKMRIVIENVFAILKKFKIISEKYRNRRKRFALRFNLIASIYNLQLLV, from the coding sequence ATAAAAACACAAGTTATAATTGAAAAAGATAGTAAAAAAATTATTAGTTCTGATTTTTCTTATGGTAAAAACCATGACTTTAAAATTTTAAAAGATTCAAAAATTAAATTTTTACCAGAAACAACTGTTTTAGTGGATTTAGGTTATCAAGGCATACAAAAAATTAATCATAATGTTTTAATTCCTAAAAGAAAATCAAAGAAAAACCCTTTAAATAAAGAAGAAAAGCAAAATAATGAGCGAATTTCAAAAATGAGAATTGTTATTGAAAATGTTTTTGCTATACTTAAAAAATTTAAAATTATTAGTGAAAAATATCGAAATCGTAGAAAAAGATTTGCTTTAAGATTTAATTTAATAGCTTCAATTTATAATTTACAACTATTAGTTTAA
- the whiA gene encoding DNA-binding protein WhiA: MEWLIVMSFSKIVKQEIMKKEFNHPAKQAILLGLIKSLAIFNSKQLIFECSNKTVAIFVKKLIAEIYNYYLEILTMGIKTIIYKLDLSHIVSLIINDKDISYDIKRNELVVNFERLTSEISKRAFIAGVFIATGSVNSPRISNYHLEIQGIDILFIRKLQLLINSFGFKFKRIYRRKKPLIYLKKSTEIADFLKLIDASLSLLSFENERISRDMYNSINRLTNIEISNQQKTNKAAIEQIKMINFLKANDYFLKLSLKTQQIANLRLDNPEASLNELCDLYENIYHGMISKSGINHMMREIKNSYLLLKSIASDDN, from the coding sequence ATGGAGTGATTAATAGTGATGTCTTTTTCTAAAATTGTTAAGCAAGAAATTATGAAAAAGGAATTTAATCATCCAGCAAAGCAAGCTATTTTATTGGGATTAATAAAATCGTTAGCGATATTTAATAGTAAGCAATTAATTTTTGAATGTTCTAATAAAACTGTTGCTATTTTTGTTAAAAAATTAATTGCTGAAATTTATAATTATTATCTAGAAATTTTGACAATGGGAATTAAAACTATTATATATAAGTTAGATCTTTCACATATTGTTTCTTTAATCATTAATGATAAAGATATTAGTTATGATATTAAACGAAATGAATTAGTTGTTAATTTTGAAAGATTAACGAGTGAAATATCAAAAAGAGCATTTATTGCGGGAGTATTTATTGCTACGGGTAGTGTTAATTCGCCAAGAATTAGTAATTATCATTTAGAAATTCAAGGAATTGATATTTTGTTTATTCGGAAGTTGCAATTACTAATAAATAGTTTTGGTTTTAAATTTAAACGCATTTATCGGCGTAAAAAACCTTTAATTTATTTAAAAAAATCAACGGAAATTGCTGATTTTTTGAAATTAATTGATGCAAGTCTTTCACTATTATCATTTGAAAATGAACGCATTTCACGCGATATGTATAATAGCATTAATCGTTTAACAAATATTGAAATTTCTAATCAGCAAAAAACTAATAAAGCGGCTATTGAACAAATTAAGATGATTAATTTTTTAAAAGCGAATGATTATTTTTTAAAGTTATCGTTAAAAACTCAACAAATTGCTAATTTACGGTTAGATAATCCTGAAGCCTCGTTGAATGAGCTTTGCGATTTATATGAAAATATTTATCACGGGATGATTTCTAAATCAGGAATAAATCATATGATGCGGGAAATTAAAAATAGTTATTTATTGCTTAAAAGTATTGCTTCTGATGACAATTAA
- a CDS encoding transposase, translated as MIQISLLGQSSKIISRFIKTTLKTAWYNRQKLMKSKQLENTQLKFKKLSGKIQIDETFIKEIHKGNFKYKTNPRRIHLDPFATNTKCCIQMAIDNNNNIYVKSTNTKRLQKQWVIENMNKELINENSIITSDMQKLYFLVAKQTNSTLCVTKTTINPEASYRNLNKISKLQSSLKEALIHYHGLGFTNIQNYLNLWKWKYQHKGLTPNQQTVVLYFNV; from the coding sequence TTGATTCAAATTTCATTGCTGGGGCAATCTAGTAAAATAATTTCTCGTTTTATTAAAACTACATTAAAAACTGCTTGATATAATCGTCAAAAATTAATGAAATCAAAACAATTAGAAAATACCCAATTAAAATTTAAAAAATTATCTGGTAAAATCCAAATCGATGAAACATTTATTAAAGAAATCCATAAAGGAAATTTCAAATATAAAACTAATCCACGAAGAATTCACCTTGACCCATTCGCAACTAATACTAAATGCTGTATTCAAATGGCAATTGATAATAATAACAATATTTATGTTAAATCCACAAACACCAAACGTTTACAAAAACAATGAGTTATTGAAAATATGAACAAAGAATTAATTAACGAAAATTCAATTATTACTTCTGATATGCAAAAATTATATTTTTTAGTAGCAAAACAAACAAATTCTACTTTATGTGTAACTAAAACAACAATTAATCCTGAAGCTAGTTATCGTAACTTAAATAAAATCAGTAAATTACAATCTAGTCTTAAAGAAGCCTTAATTCATTATCATGGTTTAGGTTTTACTAATATTCAAAATTATTTAAATCTCTGAAAATGAAAATACCAACATAAGGGTTTAACTCCAAACCAACAAACAGTGGTATTATATTTTAATGTATAA
- the trxB gene encoding thioredoxin-disulfide reductase, producing the protein MKNNINTDYDLIIIGAGPGGFTSAIYACRAELKVLLINEGPPGGKMVKTYDIENYPGFDKILGPDLSLAMDRQVRKLGAEYEATKVMNIELATDGNNKIITGENGKIWVTKAVIIATGTVENELLVNGAKRLYGHGVSYCAVCDGAFFRNKDIVVVGGGDSAIEEAVYLTKFARKLYLVHRRNEFRASKGALTIAQNNNKIEWLLNYVVKEVIGKNSLEQVVIEHTATKEQQVIDASAIFPYIGSTPISNFVKDLKICDENGYIITNEIMHTSVLGIFAIGDVRQTVLRQIATAVGDGAIAAQEAIKYLDQLKL; encoded by the coding sequence ATGAAAAACAATATTAATACTGATTATGATTTAATTATTATTGGTGCGGGTCCGGGTGGATTTACTAGTGCGATTTATGCCTGTCGGGCAGAGTTGAAAGTACTTCTTATTAACGAAGGTCCTCCTGGAGGAAAAATGGTAAAAACTTATGATATTGAAAATTATCCGGGTTTTGATAAAATATTAGGACCTGACTTGTCATTAGCAATGGATAGGCAAGTTAGAAAATTAGGTGCTGAATATGAAGCTACTAAGGTAATGAATATTGAACTTGCAACCGATGGTAATAATAAGATTATTACTGGTGAAAATGGTAAAATATGGGTTACTAAAGCGGTTATTATTGCTACGGGAACGGTTGAAAATGAGTTATTGGTGAATGGTGCTAAGAGATTATATGGTCACGGAGTTTCTTACTGTGCGGTTTGTGATGGGGCATTTTTTCGTAATAAGGATATTGTTGTTGTTGGCGGGGGTGATTCTGCTATTGAAGAAGCGGTATATTTAACTAAGTTTGCTAGAAAGTTATATTTAGTGCATCGTCGAAATGAATTTCGGGCTTCGAAAGGGGCATTAACAATTGCTCAAAATAATAATAAAATTGAATGACTGTTAAATTATGTTGTTAAAGAAGTTATTGGTAAAAATTCTCTTGAACAAGTTGTTATTGAACATACTGCGACAAAAGAGCAACAAGTAATTGATGCTAGTGCAATTTTTCCTTATATTGGCTCAACACCAATTTCTAATTTTGTTAAAGACTTGAAAATTTGTGATGAAAATGGTTATATTATTACTAATGAAATAATGCATACTAGTGTTTTGGGAATATTTGCGATTGGTGATGTTCGTCAGACAGTTTTAAGACAAATTGCTACTGCTGTTGGTGATGGTGCGATTGCTGCTCAAGAAGCAATAAAATATTTAGATCAATTGAAATTGTAA
- a CDS encoding MATE family efflux transporter yields the protein MRLKINWKQYWDWEFNKKVLRMMLPLILQSLIVAFINVLDTIFISIFNPEQLTGLGLTNDMFILLIYSFWAISGAGGIYTTQYLGKKNYAKVAETTRIKLILALILAVVYFTLISTLRTSLINIIVNLDNHLPEDKKNLISQSANDYLQIINYTTWFLGISLIFYNTMYECGDAWTPLYINFLPLTINAILNPIFIKLCGWGVVGAAWSTFIARVCEFIVVIAFIVWKKPVYYPGWKIWKTTLDLWKKIMKNFVFIFMANALFALSSFVQKMIILKEGFLDNSYQAAILTFSIIGVFYSFFNGYYVTVPYFVGRELGANHIAKAKVNFYKILGFGLILNATIALLIIFSSPFILNFFTGNPAVIYVAKWYLAFQGIAFFFLSTSIIFFNILRIGGKNLLSSLIDILCTWVFIVGLTWFAFTIFKSNNYEVFSENWVMVTIIVFLIVSLAEIIQFSILIITVRKVNWANNLVKQ from the coding sequence ATGAGATTAAAAATTAATTGAAAACAATATTGAGATTGAGAATTTAATAAAAAAGTTTTACGGATGATGTTACCTTTGATTTTGCAAAGTTTGATTGTTGCTTTTATTAATGTTTTAGATACAATTTTTATTTCAATTTTTAATCCTGAACAATTAACTGGTTTAGGTTTAACGAATGATATGTTTATTTTATTAATTTATAGTTTTTGAGCGATTTCGGGTGCAGGGGGTATTTATACAACACAATATTTAGGGAAAAAGAATTATGCTAAAGTTGCGGAAACCACAAGAATAAAATTAATATTAGCACTTATTTTGGCAGTAGTTTATTTTACTTTAATATCAACATTAAGAACATCATTAATTAATATTATTGTGAATTTAGATAATCATTTGCCGGAAGATAAGAAAAATTTGATTTCTCAATCTGCAAATGATTATTTGCAGATTATTAATTATACAACTTGGTTTTTAGGTATTTCGTTAATTTTTTATAATACAATGTATGAGTGTGGTGATGCTTGAACGCCGTTATATATTAACTTTTTGCCTTTAACAATTAATGCGATTTTAAATCCGATTTTTATTAAACTTTGTGGTTGAGGTGTTGTTGGTGCTGCGTGGTCAACATTTATTGCTCGGGTTTGTGAATTTATTGTTGTCATTGCTTTTATAGTTTGAAAGAAGCCAGTTTATTATCCGGGATGAAAAATTTGAAAAACAACATTAGATTTATGAAAAAAAATTATGAAAAACTTTGTGTTTATTTTTATGGCGAATGCCCTGTTTGCACTTTCATCGTTTGTACAAAAAATGATTATTTTAAAAGAAGGATTTTTAGATAATTCTTATCAAGCGGCAATTTTAACATTTAGCATTATTGGCGTGTTTTATTCATTTTTTAATGGTTATTATGTGACTGTTCCATATTTTGTTGGTCGGGAGTTAGGAGCTAATCATATTGCTAAAGCAAAAGTTAATTTTTATAAAATTTTAGGTTTTGGTTTAATTTTAAATGCGACAATTGCTTTATTAATTATATTTAGTTCGCCATTTATTCTTAATTTTTTTACGGGAAATCCAGCAGTTATTTATGTTGCTAAGTGGTACTTAGCTTTTCAAGGGATAGCGTTCTTTTTCTTGTCAACATCAATTATTTTCTTTAATATTTTAAGGATCGGTGGTAAAAATTTGTTATCAAGTTTAATTGATATTCTTTGTACTTGAGTTTTTATTGTTGGGTTAACTTGATTTGCATTTACAATTTTTAAATCCAATAATTATGAAGTGTTTTCTGAGAATTGAGTAATGGTGACAATAATTGTATTTTTAATTGTTTCTTTAGCTGAAATTATTCAATTTTCAATATTAATTATTACTGTGCGAAAAGTTAATTGAGCTAATAATTTAGTAAAACAATAA